One part of the Aurantibacillus circumpalustris genome encodes these proteins:
- a CDS encoding choice-of-anchor tandem repeat GloVer-containing protein: MKKLYQALTLALIFSSSIECTAQSEIWGLNANGVNGYGSIYTLPTGSTGLSAQYSFSGSVGASPQYSKLIEVPGGKLYGMTSAGGLNNAGVIYEYDTLTNNYAKKFDFSSNNGTAPNGSLVRASNGKLYGMTRLGGANNLGVIFEYDISTNVFTKKVDFTGTTGSAIGGQPYGALIESAPGSGKLYGMTKFGGAGNIGVIFEYDYVNNIYTKKVDFTGNAGSFAGSGPFGQLTKANGNLFYGMTFIGGVNGAGVIFEYDYVNDVYTKKIDLATASGSNPQGSLILVGSNLYGLTFVGGAGSPAGGVIFKYDYTFNTYTKIIDLSGTGGANPAGDLVAAANGKLYAMTRLGGANGAGVIFELDLSGPTYTKKIDLANTTLVGGQPYGSLLQVSTGKVYGVTSSGGTLGVGVIFQYNISSNTYTKKIDFNVSEGINPSGHLIQASNGKFYGMTTGGGANNLGALFEYNKTGQTYSKKVDLTSTTGNTPTGSLLEATNGKLYGVTSLGGSSSSGSLFDYDVLTNILTKRVDFSATNGAEPNGSLIQFSSNGKLYGIAKYGGANSQGAIFEFDPLTNTYTKKIDMLAASGYSAYGSLVESSGKLYGMTSAGGLNNLGVIFEYDPLLNTYTKKIDFSGTTGAAIGANPFGSLVTTATVGVLYGMTKAGGANDLGVIFEYSVLSNTYAKKYDMTGSNGSMPLGSLIRAANNKLYGVTNTGGTNSSGVLFEYDMSTTVYTKKIDFSLATGNYPAYTQLLEVCTKPLTPGAITSSTNSICFSDASAKSFSISAVANATAYAWTLPSGASITSGSTIANIVTNLSGVAVGSYTYGVSSVNECGTGTLSINTITINAIPSINVNSGPICAGSFFTIVPTGASTYSVQGNSFQVSPSSNTTYTVVGYSSLGCASSNTPAASVTVNALPIIGVNNGTVCSGTPFTITPIGVITSTISGGSFVVSPTTNTFYTITGTDGNNCVSANTATSNITVNPLPSISMSSRTMCAGGSATLSPSGASNYTIGALIGAGPFVVSPAITTSYSVVGESSFGCISSNTPIASVTVYTLPLISVNSPTMCLNKSAVIIPSGAGTSGTYTVGVLNGAGPFTVTPGSTTNYNVSGTSSLGCISSNTVVSAVTVYSLPVVAVNSGSICFGGIHTFNPSGAVSYTMTGPLIGTTFTASPPSSTSYTFSGTSSAGCVSQFPATGNVTVNALPTLSVNSGTVCAGKAYTISPSGGTNYTIQPGTVISSTGAIVSPTGNTVYSIIGQNALGCVSSSPINLSVTIIALPVVSATSGAICIGDVFTTNVSGAASYTYFSTAPSVTALGSVTLNPSSTTNYSLYGTSSVGCISTIPVIMTITVNPLPIISVGSASNGICIGESATLTAFGANTYNWGTSTNSLIVVSPVINTTYSVTGTDLNGCSNQTVYPLTVNVLPTINVISGAICPGNCFTLTPSGAFTYTYLSVGSSVICPSVTTNYSVTGTSAAGCVSALAGVATVSVVNILTVTISGNTSVCLGGTLNLTANGASNYNWSTGDATNAVTVSPTSNVTYSVLGSSGTCSNTASVLITVNPLPTVTAVASRSIVCLGENVELTASGAVSYSWNTSSTNASVIVTPIVSSSYTVTGVDANGCSETGTVNILVSECTDLNKLVTGSWQYAVYPNPNIGEFVIETSAGLTITIINALGQNVLTQQLSQGKNSINLNEQPKGIYFVQLKNGNSTKIVKVVKQ; this comes from the coding sequence GTATGACATTAGTACGAATGTTTTTACAAAAAAAGTTGATTTTACAGGAACTACTGGCAGTGCAATTGGAGGTCAACCTTATGGGGCGCTAATCGAATCTGCACCAGGCAGTGGTAAACTATACGGTATGACTAAGTTTGGTGGAGCTGGTAATATTGGTGTTATTTTTGAATACGATTATGTAAATAACATTTATACTAAAAAAGTTGATTTTACTGGAAATGCTGGCTCTTTTGCAGGTAGCGGCCCGTTTGGTCAGTTAACGAAAGCGAACGGAAATCTATTTTACGGTATGACTTTTATTGGTGGTGTTAATGGAGCAGGTGTTATTTTTGAATATGACTATGTAAATGATGTTTATACAAAAAAGATAGATTTAGCAACCGCATCAGGGTCAAATCCTCAGGGATCATTAATCCTTGTTGGGTCTAATCTTTATGGTTTAACTTTTGTAGGTGGCGCAGGATCTCCTGCGGGTGGTGTTATTTTTAAATACGATTATACTTTTAATACTTACACTAAAATTATTGATTTGTCAGGTACGGGTGGTGCTAATCCAGCGGGAGATCTTGTTGCTGCCGCTAATGGGAAGTTATATGCAATGACGAGGCTAGGAGGTGCAAATGGAGCTGGTGTTATTTTTGAGTTAGATCTCTCAGGGCCAACCTACACAAAGAAAATTGACTTAGCGAATACGACTCTAGTTGGAGGCCAACCTTATGGCTCCTTGCTACAAGTATCTACTGGGAAAGTTTATGGTGTAACTTCTAGTGGAGGTACTCTTGGTGTTGGTGTTATTTTTCAATACAACATAAGTAGTAATACCTACACAAAAAAGATTGATTTTAATGTATCTGAAGGCATAAACCCAAGCGGGCACTTAATTCAAGCAAGCAACGGTAAATTCTATGGTATGACAACAGGCGGCGGCGCCAACAACCTTGGCGCTTTGTTTGAATATAATAAGACCGGACAAACGTATAGTAAAAAAGTTGACTTAACTTCTACTACAGGAAATACTCCAACAGGTTCCTTATTAGAAGCTACCAATGGCAAACTTTATGGTGTAACCTCCCTCGGCGGTTCTTCCTCCTCTGGTAGCTTGTTTGATTATGATGTTTTAACAAATATTTTAACTAAACGAGTTGATTTTAGCGCAACTAACGGGGCCGAACCGAATGGTTCACTGATCCAGTTTTCTTCAAACGGTAAATTGTATGGCATCGCTAAGTATGGTGGAGCAAATAGCCAAGGAGCTATTTTTGAATTTGATCCTCTTACGAATACTTACACAAAAAAAATAGATATGTTGGCCGCGAGCGGTTACAGTGCCTATGGTTCTCTGGTTGAATCTTCAGGTAAATTATATGGAATGACTTCGGCGGGTGGGCTTAATAATTTAGGCGTTATTTTTGAGTACGACCCTTTATTAAATACTTACACAAAAAAAATTGATTTTAGCGGAACTACCGGCGCAGCAATAGGTGCTAATCCTTTTGGGTCTCTTGTTACAACCGCAACAGTTGGAGTATTATATGGGATGACAAAAGCAGGTGGAGCAAATGATCTAGGTGTTATTTTTGAATACAGTGTTTTATCAAATACCTACGCAAAAAAATACGACATGACTGGTTCGAACGGTTCGATGCCACTCGGTTCTTTAATTAGGGCAGCCAATAATAAGTTATATGGAGTTACAAATACAGGCGGTACAAATTCTTCAGGAGTGCTTTTTGAATACGACATGTCAACGACAGTTTATACAAAAAAAATTGATTTTTCTCTCGCTACTGGAAACTACCCCGCTTATACCCAATTATTAGAAGTGTGTACTAAACCACTTACTCCTGGAGCCATAACATCAAGCACGAATTCAATCTGTTTTTCGGATGCAAGTGCCAAGAGTTTTAGTATAAGCGCTGTTGCTAACGCCACCGCTTATGCATGGACTTTACCCTCGGGTGCTTCAATAACATCTGGTAGCACAATAGCAAATATTGTAACTAATTTATCTGGAGTTGCAGTAGGTTCATACACATATGGAGTTTCTTCTGTCAACGAATGTGGTACTGGTACATTGAGTATTAATACGATCACTATTAATGCTATACCATCTATTAACGTGAATAGTGGCCCCATATGTGCAGGCTCCTTTTTTACAATTGTTCCTACTGGAGCTTCAACTTATTCTGTGCAAGGAAATTCTTTTCAGGTATCACCTTCCTCTAATACTACCTACACGGTTGTGGGTTATAGTTCTCTTGGTTGCGCCTCATCAAACACACCAGCTGCTTCTGTTACCGTGAACGCACTTCCTATAATAGGAGTAAATAATGGTACTGTTTGTTCAGGTACCCCATTTACGATTACTCCAATTGGTGTTATCACATCAACGATTTCAGGTGGTTCATTTGTTGTGTCACCAACAACAAATACTTTTTATACAATTACAGGAACTGACGGAAATAACTGCGTCTCTGCAAATACAGCTACTTCAAACATAACAGTAAACCCATTGCCGTCTATTTCAATGAGCAGTAGAACAATGTGTGCTGGCGGTTCCGCAACACTTTCTCCTAGTGGAGCGTCTAATTACACCATTGGTGCGTTAATTGGAGCTGGTCCATTTGTGGTGAGCCCTGCAATTACGACAAGTTATTCGGTAGTTGGTGAAAGTTCTTTTGGTTGCATTTCCTCAAATACACCTATAGCTTCTGTAACCGTATATACTTTACCATTAATTTCCGTGAATAGCCCTACAATGTGTTTGAATAAGAGTGCTGTTATTATTCCTTCTGGAGCAGGTACGTCCGGAACCTATACTGTAGGCGTTTTAAATGGTGCCGGACCATTTACTGTTACCCCTGGCTCGACTACAAACTATAATGTTTCCGGAACTAGTTCATTAGGTTGTATTTCCTCAAATACGGTGGTTTCGGCAGTTACTGTTTATTCATTGCCGGTTGTTGCTGTTAATAGCGGATCAATTTGTTTTGGAGGAATTCACACATTTAACCCAAGTGGAGCAGTTAGCTACACCATGACTGGTCCGTTAATAGGCACTACATTTACCGCATCTCCTCCATCAAGCACTAGTTATACTTTCTCAGGAACGAGTTCAGCTGGTTGTGTTTCTCAGTTTCCAGCTACAGGAAATGTGACCGTGAATGCTTTGCCAACCTTATCAGTTAATAGCGGCACCGTTTGTGCAGGAAAAGCATATACTATAAGCCCATCTGGAGGAACAAACTATACTATTCAGCCGGGGACGGTGATCAGTTCTACAGGAGCGATTGTTAGTCCCACAGGTAATACTGTTTATTCAATAATCGGTCAAAATGCGCTGGGTTGTGTGTCTTCAAGCCCAATTAATTTGAGTGTCACTATCATTGCGTTACCTGTTGTATCAGCCACGAGTGGTGCAATTTGTATTGGAGATGTTTTTACCACTAATGTTAGCGGTGCAGCATCCTATACATATTTTTCGACAGCTCCAAGCGTTACAGCGCTGGGATCGGTTACATTAAATCCAAGTAGCACAACTAACTACAGTTTGTATGGAACAAGTTCCGTAGGATGTATTTCAACTATTCCAGTTATTATGACTATAACTGTAAATCCATTGCCTATTATTAGTGTGGGTAGTGCTTCAAATGGAATTTGTATTGGCGAATCAGCTACATTAACCGCCTTCGGTGCTAATACTTATAACTGGGGAACGTCTACAAATTCTTTAATAGTTGTTTCTCCTGTTATAAATACAACTTATTCTGTAACAGGAACGGATTTGAATGGCTGCTCTAATCAAACAGTTTATCCTTTAACGGTTAATGTGCTTCCTACAATTAACGTCATCAGCGGCGCAATTTGTCCTGGTAATTGTTTCACCTTAACACCAAGTGGTGCCTTCACATATACTTATTTGTCTGTAGGCAGTAGTGTTATTTGCCCATCTGTAACAACAAATTACTCAGTCACTGGAACCAGTGCTGCAGGATGTGTATCTGCATTGGCTGGAGTGGCAACAGTTAGTGTTGTAAATATTCTAACGGTTACAATAAGTGGTAATACAAGCGTTTGTCTTGGAGGAACTTTAAACTTAACCGCTAATGGGGCAAGTAACTATAATTGGAGTACTGGCGATGCAACAAATGCTGTTACAGTTTCACCTACAAGTAATGTAACCTACTCGGTGCTCGGTTCAAGCGGAACTTGCAGTAATACAGCTAGTGTTTTAATTACTGTAAATCCATTGCCAACAGTTACAGCCGTGGCAAGTAGATCAATTGTTTGTTTAGGTGAAAATGTTGAATTAACCGCAAGCGGGGCTGTTTCGTATTCTTGGAACACAAGTTCAACTAACGCTTCAGTAATAGTAACACCAATTGTTTCTTCAAGTTATACGGTTACAGGCGTTGATGCAAATGGCTGTTCAGAAACGGGCACTGTAAATATATTGGTTAGTGAGTGTACTGATTTAAATAAACTCGTTACTGGTTCATGGCAATATGCCGTTTATCCTAATCCAAATATTGGAGAGTTTGTGATTGAAACTTCTGCCGGACTGACTATAACCATTATTAATGCTTTAGGTCAGAATGTTTTAACTCAACAATTAAGCCAAGGTAAAAATTCAATTAATTTGAATGAGCAACCAAAAGGAATATACTTTGTTCAACTTAAGAATGGAAATTCAACAAAAATTGTGAAGGTGGTAAAACAATAG